In Prevotella sp. oral taxon 475, one DNA window encodes the following:
- a CDS encoding pitrilysin family protein, with protein sequence MKTIHNHRAKAWGRAVCTLLLAVLSVAAGAANRALRQGKLPNGLTYYIYNDGSTPGEAQFYLYQNVGAVLEKNDEIGLAHVLEHLAFNATDHFPQGVMTWLRKNNLSDFEAYTGLDDTRYAVHNVPVDRPEVLDQMFLLLKDWCHGIKIQPADVEKERGIILEEWRRREGIDRRLTDSIARVVYNGSLYAQRNVIGSEQRLHAFTAKDVRRFYDKWYRPRLQFVAVIGDVDLDATENKLKQVLSTLPDKPTPYDAEARRIAPNAQPLYMRFVDRENTAPSFGLYQRKEVRNEVSTDERTRRFLFAQMFNKLAPRRFARLKNADKEAFIAASVSYSPLVRDNNQVAFDVVPYAQQTEEALQQMLSVRAALGKEGFGRQEFEAQKAEMYKGMKEALEAKGLGTPDNVMDLCRQNFLYGTPITDFREQIQHNLEVLVELEVEDINAWMHSLLDDNNLAFVTYSRTPDEMNITQSAFLTALAAAKQMKQASEPQVETLARLDLSTLVPGKITAEKDLKKLGTKEWLLSNGARVLYKYLPEAKGRIFFAGSSEGGRSAVAPQDVADYTAMRALLMQTGVANYNRNQLASWLQGKDFELSLSPGDYSNGIGGNTSVADADAFFGYLHLVLARQNFSKSVFEKYVQRSKYLYRNRNLTGMEAVQDSIRRLLFPASAANPEQDEAFFDAMRYERLAEMFNRHYGNAAHFTYCLVGDVSEAQARQWVTRYIASLKGDARVPKPKAVPMNFASKEREINRTFTAELDGDMAEIELSYTHTLRLTDKEQAAFEVLRALLENRYFEELREKRHATYTVGVKADYTSQPAPSETLSLHLSTSRQQADEVLALVHQILDDVRQGRFSQDEFKAAVVPLAVDEQTPPGNDSAANPQLWMGLLNVYAESGEMITPAESAAVEPVFSTLTPADIKAVAAKVLETAAKREIIVKSLPPSGKLS encoded by the coding sequence ATGAAAACAATCCACAATCATAGGGCCAAAGCCTGGGGCAGAGCGGTCTGCACACTGCTGTTGGCCGTGCTTTCGGTGGCTGCCGGTGCTGCCAACCGGGCCCTGCGGCAGGGCAAACTGCCCAATGGGCTTACTTATTATATCTATAACGACGGCAGTACACCTGGTGAAGCGCAGTTTTATCTGTATCAGAATGTGGGGGCTGTGCTCGAGAAGAACGACGAGATAGGTCTGGCCCACGTGTTGGAACACCTGGCCTTCAACGCCACAGACCACTTCCCCCAAGGCGTGATGACTTGGCTTCGGAAAAATAATCTCAGCGACTTCGAGGCCTATACCGGGCTCGACGATACGCGTTATGCCGTGCACAACGTTCCGGTGGATCGTCCGGAGGTGCTCGATCAGATGTTTCTGCTGCTCAAAGATTGGTGTCATGGCATCAAGATTCAGCCTGCCGATGTGGAGAAAGAACGAGGCATCATCCTCGAAGAGTGGCGCAGACGCGAAGGAATCGACCGCCGACTGACCGACAGTATCGCCCGCGTGGTGTACAATGGCTCGCTCTATGCACAGCGAAATGTCATCGGCAGCGAGCAGCGGCTGCACGCTTTCACGGCGAAAGACGTGCGGCGATTTTACGATAAGTGGTATCGGCCTCGGCTTCAGTTCGTTGCTGTCATCGGCGATGTTGACCTCGATGCCACCGAAAACAAACTTAAGCAGGTGCTATCGACGCTGCCCGACAAGCCCACTCCTTACGATGCAGAGGCGCGACGCATTGCTCCTAACGCCCAACCGCTGTATATGCGCTTCGTCGACCGTGAGAATACGGCTCCCTCTTTCGGCCTTTATCAACGCAAAGAGGTGCGCAACGAGGTTTCGACTGATGAACGGACACGCCGATTTCTCTTTGCACAGATGTTCAACAAGTTGGCTCCGCGCCGCTTCGCAAGACTTAAAAATGCCGACAAAGAGGCTTTCATCGCTGCCTCGGTGAGCTATTCTCCGCTGGTGAGGGATAACAATCAGGTGGCGTTCGACGTGGTTCCCTATGCCCAACAGACCGAGGAGGCTCTGCAACAGATGCTTTCCGTGCGGGCTGCTTTGGGCAAAGAGGGATTCGGTAGGCAGGAGTTCGAAGCCCAAAAGGCCGAGATGTATAAGGGAATGAAGGAGGCTTTGGAGGCGAAAGGCCTCGGAACGCCCGACAATGTGATGGACCTCTGCCGGCAAAACTTCCTCTATGGCACGCCCATCACCGACTTTCGCGAGCAGATTCAGCACAATCTCGAGGTACTGGTAGAGCTCGAAGTGGAGGATATCAATGCTTGGATGCACAGTCTGCTCGACGATAACAACCTTGCTTTCGTGACCTATTCGCGTACACCCGACGAGATGAACATCACTCAATCCGCCTTCCTGACTGCGCTGGCTGCTGCCAAGCAGATGAAACAAGCAAGCGAACCGCAGGTGGAAACCTTAGCTCGGCTCGACCTCTCGACCCTTGTTCCGGGAAAGATTACGGCCGAAAAAGACCTCAAAAAGCTCGGAACGAAAGAGTGGTTACTTAGCAATGGTGCGCGGGTGCTTTACAAATATTTGCCCGAAGCCAAAGGACGCATCTTCTTTGCGGGCTCTTCGGAGGGCGGACGCTCGGCTGTTGCTCCGCAAGATGTGGCCGACTATACCGCCATGCGCGCTCTTTTGATGCAAACTGGTGTAGCCAATTACAACCGAAACCAACTGGCTTCGTGGTTGCAGGGTAAGGATTTCGAACTCAGTCTTTCGCCTGGCGACTACAGTAACGGCATTGGCGGCAACACATCGGTGGCCGATGCCGATGCATTCTTCGGCTATTTGCACTTGGTGTTGGCGCGTCAGAACTTCTCGAAGAGTGTCTTTGAGAAGTATGTTCAACGCAGTAAGTATCTCTATCGCAATCGAAACCTCACGGGAATGGAGGCCGTGCAGGATTCGATTCGTCGACTGTTGTTTCCCGCCAGTGCTGCCAATCCCGAACAAGATGAGGCTTTCTTCGACGCGATGCGCTACGAACGGCTTGCCGAAATGTTCAATCGGCACTATGGCAACGCAGCTCATTTCACCTATTGTCTTGTGGGCGACGTGTCCGAGGCTCAGGCCCGACAGTGGGTGACACGTTATATCGCCTCGCTGAAAGGCGATGCCCGCGTGCCGAAACCCAAGGCCGTGCCGATGAATTTTGCCTCGAAAGAACGTGAAATCAATCGAACTTTCACCGCAGAACTGGACGGCGACATGGCCGAAATCGAACTCTCTTACACCCATACGTTGCGACTCACCGACAAAGAGCAGGCTGCTTTCGAAGTGTTGCGTGCCCTTTTGGAGAATCGATATTTTGAAGAGCTACGCGAAAAACGCCACGCCACCTATACCGTTGGTGTGAAAGCCGACTACACTTCGCAGCCCGCGCCGAGCGAAACGCTCAGTCTGCACCTGTCCACCTCGCGTCAACAGGCAGACGAAGTGCTGGCATTGGTGCATCAAATACTTGACGATGTGCGGCAGGGACGTTTCTCTCAAGACGAGTTCAAAGCAGCGGTTGTTCCGCTGGCCGTAGACGAACAGACGCCACCGGGCAATGATTCGGCCGCCAATCCGCAGCTATGGATGGGGTTGTTGAACGTTTATGCCGAGTCGGGCGAGATGATAACGCCCGCCGAGAGTGCCGCCGTTGAGCCCGTCTTCTCGACACTCACGCCTGCAGACATCAAGGCTGTGGCGGCGAAAGTGCTCGAGACGGCCGCCAAACGCGAGATCATCGTCAAGTCGTTACCCCCTTCGGGCAAGCTGAGTTAA
- a CDS encoding fasciclin has translation MKRLFYILFATVALCFAAGCTKYNIEDSGSANGNHATTMWDYFATDPYNWDSLRVMARRANLVSLFQGTSSYGKDMTFFGPTNHSIRGYLYANGMDSIAEMSVADCQTFILNSVLPKRIMLDDFKTGRKSSDPSTPIGTGGETFDMASGKKLWIYTFRDTYNGVVGAGPLQIYLVSPATTKESHVASSNIQTLTGVVHSLDYNFRLNDF, from the coding sequence ATGAAACGACTATTTTATATCCTCTTCGCAACCGTTGCCCTTTGCTTTGCGGCCGGTTGCACCAAGTATAACATCGAAGACTCGGGCTCGGCCAACGGCAATCACGCCACAACGATGTGGGACTATTTCGCCACCGACCCCTACAACTGGGACTCGTTGCGCGTCATGGCCCGTCGAGCCAACCTAGTTTCTCTTTTCCAAGGCACCTCCAGCTATGGCAAAGACATGACCTTCTTCGGGCCCACCAACCACAGCATCCGCGGCTATCTCTATGCCAACGGTATGGATAGCATTGCCGAGATGAGTGTGGCCGACTGCCAGACGTTTATTCTCAACAGCGTGCTTCCCAAGCGAATCATGCTCGACGACTTTAAAACCGGGCGCAAATCGTCCGATCCCAGCACGCCTATCGGCACTGGTGGCGAGACGTTCGACATGGCCTCGGGCAAGAAACTGTGGATTTACACCTTCCGCGACACCTATAACGGCGTAGTGGGAGCCGGTCCGCTGCAGATCTATCTCGTCTCTCCCGCCACCACCAAAGAGAGCCATGTGGCCTCAAGCAACATCCAGACGCTCACGGGAGTGGTGCATTCGCTCGACTATAATTTTAGACTCAACGACTTTTAA
- a CDS encoding thioredoxin family protein: MKKLILLLLLFVALVAKAEDSDKGIRFFKGSFAEALVEANKQNKPLFVDFYAVWCVPCKHMAKEVFTQEEVGAYFNAHFISLQVDAEKPGNVEIAKQYKVEAYPTVAFIAPDGKALAVNVGAMNREELLEAAKIVAGESISFEQLYDGYKKNPADLDLQQQLLLKAPNFLAAQEGMDADKWATRIQKLYKTYIAAKKGEKLINKNDYLIIYTLEGDEDKAHKQEMVDFICQHLPAWKAAVGDPAAYYVVMANDAWAEDLAKDGDLKYKDCVEKIKGAYKDAYAVVGLEAISPYDRAQLYYDALYNLYKNKDVKGYVKAMQTLLSKLGANARPTDYGKAAQDLYMAAGKKLTPENHRQAIQWVEKALQGDDAVMERVNYLVMIGDSYRELKDYTKAREYYNQGFAESLRMEGMEMPQAMVQGAIKQKLATLELLEK, encoded by the coding sequence ATGAAAAAGCTCATATTACTGTTATTGCTCTTTGTCGCCTTGGTGGCAAAGGCAGAGGATTCCGACAAGGGAATCCGCTTCTTCAAAGGCAGTTTCGCCGAGGCTCTGGTCGAAGCAAACAAACAAAACAAACCGCTCTTTGTCGATTTCTACGCCGTGTGGTGCGTTCCCTGCAAGCACATGGCTAAAGAAGTGTTCACACAGGAAGAGGTGGGGGCCTACTTCAACGCGCATTTCATCTCGTTGCAGGTGGATGCCGAGAAGCCCGGAAACGTTGAGATCGCCAAGCAATACAAGGTGGAGGCCTACCCAACGGTGGCTTTCATTGCGCCAGACGGTAAGGCCCTGGCTGTGAATGTGGGGGCTATGAACCGCGAAGAACTGCTCGAAGCGGCCAAGATTGTGGCCGGAGAGAGCATCAGTTTCGAGCAACTCTATGACGGATATAAGAAAAATCCTGCCGATCTCGACCTCCAACAGCAACTTCTGCTCAAAGCGCCCAACTTCCTGGCAGCACAAGAAGGCATGGATGCAGACAAGTGGGCCACGCGCATTCAGAAACTCTACAAGACGTATATCGCCGCCAAAAAGGGCGAGAAACTCATCAATAAAAACGATTATCTCATCATCTATACCCTCGAAGGGGATGAAGACAAGGCACACAAACAGGAGATGGTGGATTTCATCTGCCAGCATCTGCCGGCTTGGAAGGCTGCCGTGGGCGACCCTGCGGCCTACTATGTGGTGATGGCCAACGACGCTTGGGCCGAAGATTTGGCCAAGGACGGCGACCTGAAGTATAAGGATTGTGTCGAGAAAATCAAGGGTGCCTACAAAGATGCCTATGCTGTGGTGGGCTTGGAGGCTATCTCTCCCTACGACCGGGCACAACTCTACTACGACGCTCTCTACAATTTGTATAAGAATAAAGACGTGAAAGGCTATGTCAAAGCCATGCAGACGTTGCTCTCGAAGTTGGGTGCCAACGCCCGTCCCACCGACTATGGCAAGGCAGCACAGGATCTTTACATGGCTGCCGGCAAGAAACTCACGCCCGAAAACCACCGCCAGGCCATCCAATGGGTGGAGAAAGCCCTGCAAGGAGACGATGCTGTGATGGAGCGTGTCAACTATCTTGTGATGATAGGCGACTCTTATCGCGAACTGAAAGATTATACCAAGGCGCGCGAATACTACAATCAAGGCTTCGCAGAGTCGCTTCGTATGGAGGGAATGGAGATGCCCCAGGCCATGGTTCAGGGGGCTATCAAACAGAAACTGGCCACCTTGGAACTGTTGGAAAAATAA
- the cas9 gene encoding type II CRISPR RNA-guided endonuclease Cas9 (Cas9, originally named Csn1, is the large, multifunctional signature protein of type II CRISPR/Cas systems. It is well known even to general audiences because its RNA-guided endonuclease activity has made it a popular tool for custom editing of eukaryotic genomes.) — protein MKIILGLDLGVASIGWALIFTTDDGEPIKILALGERIVSIDPDNSKEFATGATCTLNQKKTKAKTIRKGYFRYVQRREALTAELRHLGMMPNEALIKLPVLDLWQLRANAATEGVKLSLGEIGRVLYHINQRRGYKHAKSDVSSDSKQKEYVKAVNARYLMIQEQQQTIGQYFALKLKETAVTSEKGVFYTFRIKDQVFPREAYEEEFDRVIECQRNFYPELLTDKVIDKLRNYIIFYQRHGKSCKHLVSVCDFERKPYKDEKGKVFYNGPKVAAKSNPLYQIEKIWEEVNNISLRNKKGEELEITLAQKRELFNYLNTHEILRLTVLYKILGISKRDGWSANDAIKRGLKGNKTFVQLQKALEGIEDSEKLLRFELNNLSTVVCDEVTGELLQVVNPDCIEQPLYRLWHAIYSIKDKKQLRDTLRKNFRIEDDTTINMLYNIDFTKDGYGNKSVKVIRRLLPYLQAGLKYNEACEYIGINHSNSLTKEENMQRTLLDKLPPIRKNELRQPIVEKILNQMINVVNAIILKYGRPDTIRVELARELKQSKEERKLMSDGIAAREKEKKRDSKILEEKEIPPTKNRLERYRLWKETGERCMYCGNGINLNEFLRGGEVETEHIIPKALLFDNSYSNKTCSCRECNRKKGRRTAYEYVSSLGEERFEVYLNVVKMLYDEGKISKTKMDRLLMKSEDIPQDFINRDLRQTQYISRKAMELLKKICYDVTATSGHVTSFIRHTWGYDTILHQLNFNRYKQGGLTEIVQFEHRGSKHEREVISGWSKRLDHRHHAIDALVIAMTKQSVIQRLNTLNTCRDEMYQEVESEKKEWRDDYSLLEQWLRELKHFSVEEVQRAIAKTLVSYKVNRKITSPGTRAVYSKRKREVVQRGILIPRGVLHEDSVYGKIKIQGDLNPSYVLKYKLGVGAVGFVFTGKETYEETIKPNRKTGLDEVKVKDDIANTLMSIVDGNIRNRIKQRLNIGFPEGKDYRNDPKKALNNLRNLDDHPLYADDACKIPIKSVRCRTGLSAVVPLRYNEKGQAIGFVKTGNNHHVAIYRDRQGNYHEIIVTFWQAVNRKRYGIPVIIEQPSTLWEAISNGSQQQIPPSVLETFPEPEWTFVVSMQKNESFILGMEEDDYQRAMAEKDYIALGKNLYVVQNISSMVYRFCLATTTIFDSKRMNKPDKRFFNIQSFQAFFDKNPHKIKIDLLGEIVND, from the coding sequence ATGAAAATAATTCTAGGCTTAGATTTAGGTGTTGCCTCTATAGGATGGGCACTTATCTTTACGACAGATGATGGTGAACCCATAAAAATTCTGGCGTTAGGGGAGAGAATTGTATCTATAGATCCAGACAATTCAAAAGAATTTGCCACAGGTGCAACTTGTACTTTAAATCAGAAAAAGACCAAGGCAAAGACAATTCGTAAAGGTTATTTTAGATATGTGCAACGACGAGAGGCTCTGACAGCTGAGTTAAGACACTTGGGGATGATGCCTAATGAAGCATTAATCAAACTACCTGTACTTGATTTGTGGCAGTTGCGGGCAAATGCAGCTACAGAAGGTGTGAAACTGTCTTTGGGTGAGATAGGTAGAGTGTTATATCATATCAACCAGAGACGGGGCTATAAACACGCAAAGTCGGATGTTTCTTCAGATAGTAAGCAAAAAGAATATGTAAAAGCGGTCAATGCACGGTATCTTATGATACAAGAACAGCAGCAAACGATTGGTCAATATTTTGCTTTGAAATTGAAAGAAACTGCTGTTACTTCGGAGAAAGGAGTTTTCTATACTTTCCGAATCAAAGATCAGGTGTTTCCTCGTGAGGCTTATGAAGAGGAGTTTGACCGAGTGATAGAATGTCAGAGAAATTTTTACCCAGAGCTACTTACAGATAAAGTGATTGACAAATTGCGCAATTATATTATCTTTTATCAAAGGCATGGCAAGTCGTGTAAACACCTTGTCTCTGTGTGTGACTTTGAAAGAAAGCCCTATAAGGATGAAAAAGGAAAGGTTTTCTATAATGGACCTAAGGTGGCAGCTAAGTCTAATCCTCTCTATCAGATAGAGAAGATATGGGAGGAAGTGAATAATATTTCTTTACGTAATAAGAAAGGTGAGGAGTTAGAAATTACTCTTGCCCAGAAAAGAGAACTCTTTAATTATTTAAATACGCATGAAATACTCAGACTGACTGTGCTTTACAAGATTCTCGGGATTAGTAAACGAGATGGATGGTCTGCCAATGATGCGATAAAAAGAGGGCTTAAGGGCAATAAAACATTTGTTCAACTACAAAAGGCTCTTGAAGGAATTGAGGATAGTGAGAAATTGTTGAGATTCGAGTTGAATAACCTGTCAACCGTTGTATGCGATGAGGTGACGGGAGAGTTGTTGCAAGTTGTGAATCCGGATTGTATCGAACAGCCTTTGTACCGTTTATGGCATGCGATATACTCTATTAAGGATAAAAAACAGTTGAGAGACACTCTGCGGAAAAACTTTAGGATAGAGGATGATACAACTATAAATATGTTGTATAATATAGATTTTACGAAAGATGGTTACGGCAATAAATCTGTAAAAGTGATCAGGCGTCTTTTGCCTTACTTGCAGGCAGGATTGAAGTATAATGAGGCATGTGAATATATCGGAATCAATCATTCGAACAGCTTGACGAAGGAAGAAAATATGCAAAGAACGCTATTAGACAAACTGCCTCCTATCCGTAAGAATGAACTTCGACAACCCATTGTAGAGAAAATTCTTAATCAGATGATTAATGTAGTCAATGCTATTATTCTTAAATACGGTAGGCCTGACACGATTAGAGTGGAGCTTGCGCGTGAATTAAAACAAAGTAAAGAGGAGCGAAAATTGATGAGTGATGGTATTGCCGCTCGGGAGAAAGAGAAGAAAAGAGATAGTAAGATTTTAGAAGAGAAGGAAATACCCCCTACTAAAAATCGATTGGAAAGGTATCGTCTTTGGAAAGAGACAGGAGAGAGATGTATGTATTGTGGTAACGGAATTAATCTGAATGAATTTTTACGTGGAGGAGAAGTAGAAACAGAACACATTATTCCTAAGGCCTTGCTCTTTGATAATAGCTATTCAAATAAAACATGCTCTTGCAGAGAGTGCAATAGAAAGAAAGGGCGGAGAACTGCTTATGAGTATGTAAGTTCACTGGGTGAAGAGCGGTTTGAAGTCTACTTAAATGTAGTTAAAATGCTTTATGACGAGGGAAAAATAAGCAAGACAAAAATGGATCGACTCTTAATGAAATCAGAAGATATACCACAGGATTTTATAAATAGAGATCTCAGACAGACACAGTATATTTCCCGAAAAGCAATGGAGTTGCTGAAAAAGATTTGTTATGATGTAACGGCAACATCAGGTCATGTCACCAGTTTTATCAGACATACTTGGGGGTATGATACTATCTTACATCAGTTGAACTTTAATCGATATAAACAAGGCGGACTTACTGAAATCGTTCAGTTTGAACATCGAGGTAGCAAGCATGAGAGAGAGGTAATCTCTGGTTGGAGTAAACGTTTGGATCATCGCCATCATGCCATAGATGCCTTGGTTATTGCTATGACAAAACAATCTGTGATTCAGCGCCTTAATACGTTGAATACATGTCGTGATGAGATGTATCAAGAAGTGGAAAGTGAAAAAAAGGAATGGCGGGATGATTATTCTTTGTTAGAACAATGGCTGCGTGAATTGAAACATTTTAGTGTAGAAGAAGTTCAAAGGGCGATTGCAAAGACGTTGGTATCTTATAAAGTCAATAGAAAAATTACTTCTCCGGGAACTCGAGCAGTGTACTCTAAAAGGAAAAGGGAAGTGGTTCAAAGAGGAATTCTTATTCCAAGAGGTGTGTTGCATGAAGATTCTGTGTATGGAAAGATTAAAATCCAAGGAGATTTGAACCCGAGCTATGTTCTAAAATATAAATTAGGAGTGGGCGCTGTAGGATTTGTCTTTACCGGGAAGGAGACTTATGAAGAAACAATCAAACCCAATAGAAAAACGGGATTAGATGAGGTTAAGGTAAAAGACGATATTGCGAATACACTTATGAGTATTGTTGATGGAAATATAAGAAACCGAATCAAGCAACGTCTTAATATTGGATTTCCTGAGGGTAAAGACTATAGAAATGATCCCAAAAAGGCATTGAACAATCTGAGAAATTTAGACGATCATCCATTATATGCTGATGATGCTTGTAAGATTCCTATCAAATCTGTACGATGTCGTACCGGACTGTCTGCAGTAGTGCCTCTACGTTATAATGAAAAAGGGCAAGCTATTGGTTTTGTAAAAACAGGAAATAACCATCATGTTGCAATTTATAGAGACAGGCAGGGGAATTATCATGAAATCATCGTTACTTTCTGGCAAGCAGTAAATAGGAAGAGGTATGGTATTCCTGTTATTATAGAGCAACCTTCAACATTATGGGAAGCAATTTCTAACGGTTCGCAACAACAAATCCCACCATCTGTTTTAGAAACATTTCCTGAACCTGAATGGACATTTGTTGTAAGCATGCAAAAGAATGAATCTTTTATTTTAGGAATGGAGGAAGACGATTATCAACGTGCGATGGCTGAAAAAGACTATATTGCATTGGGGAAAAATCTCTATGTCGTACAAAATATTTCAAGTATGGTTTATCGTTTTTGCCTCGCTACAACGACTATATTCGACTCAAAAAGAATGAATAAACCAGACAAGAGATTCTTTAATATTCAAAGTTTTCAGGCTTTCTTTGATAAAAACCCACATAAAATAAAGATAGATCTACTAGGTGAAATTGTTAATGATTAA
- a CDS encoding Dps family protein yields MRTTNYLSLDEKKVSHVVVALNQLLADYQVFYANLRGLHWNVKGKGFFQLHAKYEGYYNDAAEKVDEIAERILQLGGTPENRFSEYLKVATLKEDGFTPAGGDGMRRVLDSLAVLIKQERHIVELASEAEDEVTVGLMDDFLAGQEKNVWMISAFLEECSCAHQ; encoded by the coding sequence ATGAGAACAACGAATTATTTATCTCTCGACGAGAAGAAAGTGAGCCATGTAGTAGTAGCTTTGAACCAGCTGTTGGCCGACTACCAAGTTTTTTATGCCAACCTTCGCGGACTGCACTGGAACGTAAAAGGAAAAGGTTTCTTCCAGTTGCATGCTAAATATGAGGGCTATTACAACGACGCCGCCGAGAAAGTGGACGAGATTGCCGAGCGTATCTTGCAGTTGGGAGGAACTCCCGAGAACCGTTTCAGCGAATATCTCAAGGTGGCTACGCTGAAAGAAGATGGCTTTACACCTGCTGGCGGCGACGGAATGCGTAGGGTGCTCGACAGTTTGGCTGTACTCATCAAGCAAGAACGCCACATCGTGGAGCTCGCTTCTGAGGCAGAGGATGAGGTAACGGTAGGTTTGATGGACGACTTCCTGGCCGGACAGGAGAAAAACGTTTGGATGATCTCTGCCTTTTTGGAAGAGTGCTCCTGCGCACATCAGTAA